In Tachysurus fulvidraco isolate hzauxx_2018 chromosome 1, HZAU_PFXX_2.0, whole genome shotgun sequence, a single window of DNA contains:
- the nr0b1 gene encoding nuclear receptor subfamily 0 group B member 1 produces the protein MHGSEQRKRHLFQSGRSASMAHSERCECGGERRHPSILYSLLQKESAPCATARVPRSARFTVSPRTCACGVARPVALRSPHATCAAASAVLAKTLRFVKGVPCFGELPACDQRALVRSGWAPLLVLGMAQDGLDFETRESTEPSMLQRLLTGAHERPASPRDHGANIIDGGGGVALAEAQGIKAFLSKCWDLDISTKEYAYLKGAILFNPDIAGLQCQHYIQALQSEAHQALNEHVKLIHRGDTTRFAKLFIALSMLRSINANVVAGLFFRPVIGTVNMEELLLEMFYGK, from the exons ATGCATGGAAGTGAGCAGAGGAAGAGACATCTGTTCCAGTCAGGACGCTCAGCGAGCATGGCTCATTCGGAGAGGTGTGAATGTGGCGGCGAGCGGCGACACCCGAGCATTCTGTACAGCCTGCTGCAGAAGGAAAGCGCCCCGTGCGCGACCGCGCGAGTGCCTCGCAGCGCCAGGTTCACCGTGTCGCCACGCACGTGCGCGTGCGGTGTCGCGAGGCCGGTAGCGCTGCGCTCCCCGCACGCGACGTGCGCCGCGGCCTCGGCTGTGCTCGCCAAGACGCTGCGCTTCGTCAAGGGCGTGCCGTGTTTCGGTGAGCTGCCCGCTTGCGACCAGCGCGCTCTGGTGCGCAGTGGCTGGGCGCCGTTGCTTGTGCTCGGAATGGCGCAGGACGGACTGGATTTCGAGACCCGCGAGAGCACCGAACCCAGCATGCTGCAGCGCCTCCTCACCGGTGCGCACGAGCGGCCCGCCAGCCCGCGCGACCACGGCGCTAACATCATTGACGGTGGTGGCGGGGTGGCGCTGGCCGAGGCCCAGGGCATTAAAGCCTTCCTCAGCAAGTGCTGGGACCTCGATATCAGCACCAAGGAATACGCCTACTTAAAAGGAGCCATTCTGTTTAACCCAG ATATTGCCGGACTGCAGTGTCAGCATTACATCCAGGCTCTGCAGAGCGAAGCGCACCAGGCTCTTAATGAACATGTCAAACTGATTCACAGAGGAGACACCACGAGGTTTGCCAAACTCTTCATTGCCCTCTCAATGCTACGATCCATCAACGCCAACGTCGTGGCAGGGCTCTTCTTCAGACCCGTTATTGGCACAGTAAACATGGAAGAACTTCTCCTCGAGATGTTTTATGGAAAGTAG